One genomic region from Magallana gigas chromosome 3, xbMagGiga1.1, whole genome shotgun sequence encodes:
- the LOC105332020 gene encoding replication factor C subunit 5, which produces MSTKEYPTTDRNNPNLPWVEKYRPKQLDELISHKDIISTIDKFVKEDRLPHLLFYGPPGTGKTSTILAVAKQIYSPKEFNSMVLELNASDDRGIGIVRGQILSFASTRTIFKSGYKIVILDEADAMTRDAQNALRRVIEKFTENTRFCIICNYLSKIIPALQSRCTRFRFGPLGTDQMVPRLQHVIQQEQCNVTEDGMKALVTLANGDMRKALNILQSTHMAHDVVNEDNVYTCVGHPLRRDIENIINWVLNENFTSAYNNILEMKTEKGLALQDILTEVHTYVHRLDLPINVKIHLLDKMAEVEHRLASGTNEKIQLSSLIAAFQVARDLIVQET; this is translated from the exons atgtcaacaaaagaGTATCCAACAACTGATAGAAACAACCCAAATTTGCCATG GGTTGAAAAGTACAGACCTAAGCAGTTGGATGAACTTATTTCTCACAAAGATATTATCTCAACAA TTGATAAATTTGTTAAAGAAGACAGACTGCCCCATCTTTTGTTTTATGGACCTCCAGGAACAGGAAAAACCAGCACTATTCTTGCAGTAGCAAAGCAGATCTACTCTCCCAAGGAATTTAACTCTATGGTGTTGGAG TTGAATGCATCAGATGATCGAGGAATAGGTATAGTGCGGGGACAGATTCTCAGCTTTGCAAGTACAAGAACTATATTTAA ATCTGGTTATAAGATTGTGATACTAGACGAGGCTGATGCTATGACAAGAGATGCACAAAATGCTTTACGTAGAG tcaTTGAGAAGTTTACAGAGAACACACGTTTTTGCATCATCTGCAATTACCTTTCAAAGATCATCCCCGCTCTCCAGTCTCGGTGTACTCGCTTCAGGTTCGGACCTCTGGGTACTGACCAAATGGTGCCACGCCTTCAGCATGTCATACAACAAGAaca atgtaATGTCACAGAGGATGGCATGAAAGCCTTAGTTACTCTAGCCAATGGTGACATGAGGAAAGCTCTAAATATTCTCCAG AGCACACATATGGCTCATGATGTGGTGAATGAAGACAATGTTTATACATGTGTGGGCCATCCACTTAGAAGAGACATAGAAAACATCATCAACTGGGTCCTGAATGAGAATTTCACCTCTGCGTACAACA ATATTCTAGAAATGAAGACAGAAAAAGGTCTGGCTCTTCAAGATATCCTGACAGAAGttcatacatatgtacatagaC ttGACTTACCaattaatgtaaaaattcatcttcTGGACAAAATGGCAGAAGTAGA ACATAGGCTGGCCTCTGGCACCAATGAAAAGATCCAGCTTTCATCTCTGATAGCTGCATTCCAAGTAGCTCGAGATCTCATTGTTCAAGAAACATAA